A region of Maniola jurtina chromosome 7, ilManJurt1.1, whole genome shotgun sequence DNA encodes the following proteins:
- the LOC123867202 gene encoding alaserpin-like isoform X1 → MKQIFYILCVLPLAVMAMSNGRNTESLLRDGSNRFTAQMFSEVTKTNPGKSVILSAISVMPPLAELALASVGDSHDELLQVLGTPNDDTTKAVFSYANKELKSAEGVTIKTANKIYIGKDYELNKDFAAVSKETFDSEIKNIDFGENAKAATEINTWVEDQTNHLIKDLVDPRSLGPDTKAVLVNAIYFKGTWADPFEKESTKDQDFHVNRNKVIPVPMMYRKGHYDYVESDELKSQIIEIPYKGYQASLVVVLPRDVEGILELEEKLKDPQVLDKVMKSSSRPEVIVHMPRFKIETTTNLKDVLIKMNVSKLFKSDEAKLHHLLKNADDLYIDSALQKAFIEVNEFGTEAAAANVFHAVGASFVLNPEEPKVFNADRPFYFAIKMNSLTLFNGVMYGS, encoded by the exons ATGAAgcagatattttatattttatgcg TTCTGCCACTTGCCGTGATGGCAATGTCAAACGGAAGGAACACCGAGTCGCTACTTCGAGATGGCAGTAATCGATTTACAGCACAAATGTTCTCT gaAGTTACCAAAACGAATCCCGGAAAGAGCGTTATCTTATCTGCAATATCTGTTATGCCACCTCTCGCTGAATTAGCTCTGGCATCTGTTGGCGATTCACACGATGAACTGCTGCAAGTACTTGGAACACCTAATGACGATACT aCAAAAGCAGTTTTCTCATATGCAAATAAGGAGTTGAAATCTGCGGAAGGCGTAACGATAAAGAcagcaaataaaatttatatcggAAAAGATTACGagttaaataaagattttgCCGCCGTATCAAAGGAAACTTTCGATTCTGAAATCAAAAACATAGACTTTGGAGAGAATGCAAAAGCCGCTACAGAAATCAATACATGG GTGGAAGACCAGACAAACCATCTGATCAAGGACCTAGTCGACCCTCGAAGCTTAGGACCAGACACAAAAGCAGTTCTAGTTAATGCCATCTACTTCAAG ggcACTTGGGCAGATCCATTTGAAAAAGAATCAACAAAGGACCAAGATTTCCACGTGAACAGAAATAAAGTGATTCCAGTTCCTATGATGTATAGAAAAGGGCATTATGATTATGTTGAAAGCGATGAACTAAAATCACAG atAATTGAAATCCCTTACAAGGGATATCAAGCTTCTCTGGTTGTTGTTCTTCCACGTGATGTTGAGGGTATTCTTGAATTAGAAGAAAAGCTTAAGGACCCTCAGGTTTTAGATAAGGTCATGAAAAGCTCATCTCGACCAGAAGTAATTGTGCACATGCCAAGGTTTAAAATCGAAACTACCACTAACCTGAAAGATGTTCTCATAAAA ATGAATGTATCGAAGTTATTTAAATCCGATGAAGCTAAATTACATCATCTGTTGAAAAATGCCGACGATTTATATATAGATTCAGCTTTACAGAAAGCTTTCATTGAAGTCAATGAATTTGGTACTGAAGCTGCTGCCGCGAATG tatttcATGCTGTTGGAGCCAGTTTTGTCCTTAATCCAGAAGAACCAAAAGTATTTAACGCCGACAGACCCTTTTACTTTGCTATTAAGATGAACTCATTGACTCTGTTCAACGGCGTGATGTATGGGTCTTAG
- the LOC123867202 gene encoding alaserpin-like isoform X4: MAMSNGRNTESLLRDGSNRFTAQMFSEVTKTNPGKSVILSAISVMPPLAELALASVGDSHDELLQVLGTPNDDTTKAVFSYANKELKSAEGVTIKTANKIYIGKDYELNKDFAAVSKETFDSEIKNIDFGENAKAATEINTWVEDQTNHLIKDLVDPRSLGPDTKAVLVNAIYFKGTWADPFEKESTKDQDFHVNRNKVIPVPMMYRKGHYDYVESDELKSQIIEIPYKGYQASLVVVLPRDVEGILELEEKLKDPQVLDKVMKSSSRPEVIVHMPRFKIETTTNLKDVLIKMNVSKLFKSDEAKLHHLLKNADDLYIDSALQKAFIEVNEFGTEAAAANVFHAVGASFVLNPEEPKVFNADRPFYFAIKMNSLTLFNGVMYGS, encoded by the exons ATGGCAATGTCAAACGGAAGGAACACCGAGTCGCTACTTCGAGATGGCAGTAATCGATTTACAGCACAAATGTTCTCT gaAGTTACCAAAACGAATCCCGGAAAGAGCGTTATCTTATCTGCAATATCTGTTATGCCACCTCTCGCTGAATTAGCTCTGGCATCTGTTGGCGATTCACACGATGAACTGCTGCAAGTACTTGGAACACCTAATGACGATACT aCAAAAGCAGTTTTCTCATATGCAAATAAGGAGTTGAAATCTGCGGAAGGCGTAACGATAAAGAcagcaaataaaatttatatcggAAAAGATTACGagttaaataaagattttgCCGCCGTATCAAAGGAAACTTTCGATTCTGAAATCAAAAACATAGACTTTGGAGAGAATGCAAAAGCCGCTACAGAAATCAATACATGG GTGGAAGACCAGACAAACCATCTGATCAAGGACCTAGTCGACCCTCGAAGCTTAGGACCAGACACAAAAGCAGTTCTAGTTAATGCCATCTACTTCAAG ggcACTTGGGCAGATCCATTTGAAAAAGAATCAACAAAGGACCAAGATTTCCACGTGAACAGAAATAAAGTGATTCCAGTTCCTATGATGTATAGAAAAGGGCATTATGATTATGTTGAAAGCGATGAACTAAAATCACAG atAATTGAAATCCCTTACAAGGGATATCAAGCTTCTCTGGTTGTTGTTCTTCCACGTGATGTTGAGGGTATTCTTGAATTAGAAGAAAAGCTTAAGGACCCTCAGGTTTTAGATAAGGTCATGAAAAGCTCATCTCGACCAGAAGTAATTGTGCACATGCCAAGGTTTAAAATCGAAACTACCACTAACCTGAAAGATGTTCTCATAAAA ATGAATGTATCGAAGTTATTTAAATCCGATGAAGCTAAATTACATCATCTGTTGAAAAATGCCGACGATTTATATATAGATTCAGCTTTACAGAAAGCTTTCATTGAAGTCAATGAATTTGGTACTGAAGCTGCTGCCGCGAATG tatttcATGCTGTTGGAGCCAGTTTTGTCCTTAATCCAGAAGAACCAAAAGTATTTAACGCCGACAGACCCTTTTACTTTGCTATTAAGATGAACTCATTGACTCTGTTCAACGGCGTGATGTATGGGTCTTAG